A region of Candidatus Rokuibacteriota bacterium DNA encodes the following proteins:
- a CDS encoding YeeE/YedE family protein, producing the protein MGSVLREQYQLLFGRAWSVWAAALLIATLNVFLFAYDRPWTASDGARNWGDWVLVGLGVLERPDLIPPWLYSGSVLNLGVLAGALAAALLSREFAIRVPPPGELLKGGAGGLLMGMGAVLAFGCNVGGFFSAISALSLSGLAMMLGLILGTYAGLRYLLWEVERLPAFTRGKTYTFGGSRAHGLGTQPYLGALLLLLLVLALPYAYSRAGYVPQAGFLLFGVSFGVVFQRSRFCLVRAFREPFLTGEGDHTRATALALGVSTIGFTVLKFTDLKDAGEWVFPGFWLGALLGGLVFGVGMTLAGGCGAGAIWRAGEGHVKLWCAVACFAGGASVMRLILAQHGLLQKLGSAVFLPALIGWDGALALVAAVMAGWYLFATWNEHTQKFSLM; encoded by the coding sequence ATGGGGAGCGTGCTGCGGGAGCAGTACCAGCTGCTCTTCGGGCGCGCGTGGTCGGTGTGGGCCGCCGCCCTCCTGATCGCGACGCTCAATGTCTTCCTCTTCGCCTATGACCGGCCCTGGACGGCTTCCGACGGCGCGCGCAACTGGGGGGACTGGGTCCTCGTCGGGCTCGGCGTGCTCGAGCGCCCGGACCTGATCCCGCCGTGGCTGTACTCCGGCTCCGTCCTCAACCTGGGGGTGCTGGCGGGCGCCCTGGCCGCGGCCCTGCTCTCGCGCGAGTTCGCGATCCGCGTGCCGCCGCCCGGGGAGCTGCTCAAGGGGGGGGCGGGCGGGCTCCTCATGGGGATGGGCGCCGTCCTGGCCTTCGGCTGCAACGTGGGCGGCTTCTTCAGCGCCATCAGCGCGCTCTCGCTCTCGGGACTCGCCATGATGCTCGGGCTGATCCTGGGCACCTACGCCGGGCTTCGCTACCTCCTCTGGGAGGTGGAGCGGCTGCCGGCGTTCACCCGCGGGAAGACCTACACCTTTGGCGGCTCCAGGGCCCACGGGCTCGGCACCCAGCCCTACCTCGGGGCCCTGCTTCTCCTCCTGCTCGTCCTCGCGCTTCCCTACGCGTACAGCCGCGCGGGCTATGTCCCGCAGGCCGGCTTCCTGCTCTTCGGGGTCAGCTTCGGCGTCGTCTTCCAGCGCTCCCGCTTCTGCCTCGTGCGCGCCTTCCGCGAGCCGTTCCTCACCGGGGAGGGGGATCACACGCGCGCCACCGCGCTGGCGCTCGGCGTGAGCACCATCGGCTTCACGGTCCTCAAGTTCACCGACCTCAAGGACGCGGGCGAGTGGGTCTTTCCCGGTTTCTGGCTCGGCGCGCTCCTGGGCGGCCTGGTCTTCGGCGTGGGCATGACGCTGGCCGGGGGGTGCGGGGCCGGCGCCATCTGGCGCGCGGGCGAGGGACACGTGAAGCTCTGGTGCGCCGTGGCCTGCTTCGCGGGGGGCGCCTCCGTCATGCGGCTGATCCTGGCCCAGCACGGGCTCCTGCAGAAGCTCGGCAGCGCCGTCTTCCTCCCGGCGCTGATCGGCTGGGACGGCGCGCTGGCCCTCGTCGCCGCCGTCATGGCCGGGTGGTATCTCTTCGCCACCTGGAACGAGCACACGCAGAAGTTCAGCCTGATGTAG
- a CDS encoding electron transfer flavoprotein subunit beta/FixA family protein codes for MDIVVTVKMVPDLVEELEVNAEGTDLDRSAVRLRLNEFDEHALEQALVLKDRYGARVTVVALDSGDVDEPLFTCLAKGADRAVKVTGDFQDGLSTHGAAAVLAQVLGGIPHDLVLAGVQAPDDRDGQLGVLLAAALRLPHVSVVTAVEPAGDRAVTVRQEYAGGVVGELEVDLPAVLGVQAAPQAPRYAPVSKVRQLMKTATLETVAAPAVEAGAGSTVTRLARPEATGRAEILEGAPDEVADRLYTILADRGLLKQ; via the coding sequence ATGGACATCGTCGTGACGGTCAAGATGGTCCCCGACCTGGTGGAGGAGCTCGAGGTCAATGCCGAGGGCACCGACCTCGACCGCTCGGCGGTCCGGCTGCGCCTCAACGAGTTCGACGAGCACGCGCTGGAGCAGGCGCTCGTGCTGAAGGACAGGTACGGCGCCCGGGTGACGGTCGTCGCGCTCGACTCCGGCGACGTGGACGAGCCCCTGTTCACCTGTCTCGCCAAGGGCGCCGACCGGGCCGTGAAGGTGACGGGCGACTTCCAGGACGGGCTCTCGACCCACGGCGCCGCGGCGGTGCTGGCCCAGGTGCTGGGCGGCATCCCGCACGACCTCGTCCTGGCGGGGGTCCAGGCGCCCGACGACCGGGACGGGCAGCTCGGCGTGCTCCTGGCCGCGGCCCTCCGGCTGCCCCATGTCAGCGTCGTCACCGCGGTGGAGCCCGCGGGGGACAGGGCCGTGACGGTGCGGCAGGAGTACGCGGGCGGGGTCGTGGGCGAGCTGGAGGTGGATCTCCCGGCCGTTCTCGGCGTCCAGGCGGCGCCCCAGGCGCCGCGCTACGCGCCGGTGTCCAAGGTGCGGCAGCTGATGAAGACGGCCACGCTCGAGACCGTCGCGGCCCCGGCCGTGGAGGCCGGCGCCGGCTCCACCGTGACGCGCCTGGCCCGGCCCGAAGCGACGGGGCGCGCCGAGATCCTCGAGGGTGCGCCCGACGAAGTGGCCGACCGCCTCTACACGATCCTCGCCGACCGCGGTCTCCTCAAGCAGTGA
- a CDS encoding electron transfer flavoprotein subunit alpha/FixB family protein yields MSSDVAVIIEHLEGVLAEVSFEMLAKGRELAAAGGGQLWGVLIGHGVTRLAGELGAADGVAVVEDERLAHYTPEAYERAAAAALQALGPRVALVASSSMGLDLAAGLSGTLGWPLCGYCKDVALTGGTLSAVSQIYGGKLMATAEVPGEHAVCAMLPGAAAAAAGRRRGTATLREIPAPALDSLRMRFKRLIQPEAGDVDITRESILVSVGRGIGSQDNLAVVEELAQALGGAVSSSRPIVDQGWLPKSRQVGKSGLSVKPKLYLAVGISGAPEHIEGMRGAELIVAINTDPSAPIFDVAHYGIVSDLFDVLPALTEKVKTSA; encoded by the coding sequence GTGAGCAGCGATGTCGCGGTGATCATCGAGCACCTGGAAGGTGTCCTCGCCGAGGTGTCGTTCGAGATGCTCGCCAAGGGCCGGGAGCTGGCGGCGGCCGGCGGCGGCCAGCTCTGGGGCGTCCTCATCGGCCACGGCGTCACGCGGCTGGCCGGCGAGCTGGGGGCCGCCGACGGCGTGGCCGTGGTGGAGGACGAGAGGCTGGCCCATTACACCCCCGAGGCCTACGAGCGGGCCGCGGCCGCGGCGCTTCAGGCGCTCGGCCCCCGTGTGGCGCTGGTGGCCTCCTCCTCCATGGGGCTCGACCTGGCCGCGGGGCTGTCGGGGACGCTCGGCTGGCCGCTGTGCGGCTACTGCAAGGACGTCGCGCTCACGGGCGGCACGCTCAGTGCCGTGAGCCAGATCTACGGCGGCAAGCTCATGGCGACGGCGGAGGTGCCCGGGGAGCATGCCGTCTGCGCCATGCTCCCCGGGGCCGCGGCGGCCGCGGCCGGGCGCAGGCGCGGGACAGCGACGCTGCGGGAGATCCCGGCGCCGGCGCTCGACAGTCTGCGCATGCGCTTCAAGCGGCTCATCCAGCCGGAGGCCGGGGACGTGGACATCACCCGCGAGAGCATCCTCGTCAGCGTCGGCCGCGGCATCGGCTCCCAGGACAACCTCGCCGTGGTGGAGGAGCTGGCCCAGGCCCTCGGCGGCGCCGTTTCCTCGTCGCGTCCAATCGTGGATCAGGGGTGGCTGCCCAAGAGCCGTCAGGTCGGCAAGTCCGGGCTCTCGGTGAAGCCCAAGCTCTACCTGGCCGTGGGGATCAGCGGGGCGCCGGAGCACATCGAGGGCATGCGAGGCGCGGAGCTGATCGTCGCCATCAACACGGATCCGAGCGCGCCGATCTTCGACGTGGCGCATTACGGGATCGTCTCCGACCTGTTCGACGTCCTCCCGGCGCTTACTGAGAAGGTCAAGACCTCGGCGTGA
- a CDS encoding 4Fe-4S dicluster domain-containing protein: protein MSDPALPAREVFRNFSGVLIALFYLAAVLSMAVAGWGVWLRLRRYLRGRPVSRWDALGQRFLGAALAVGAHTTLARRHAAVGLAHAGIFWGFAALFVGTLIIMVDYDMVRLVNPAWRFWKGSFYLWYSLLLDILGAAFVVGLAVMMARRWLARPAALDYVRPDRAPAAYNRAGYLADDRLFLWLLFGIGVTGYAVEALRIAADRPPFERWSVVGWQLANVVDAAGLGPGASALHPWGWWCHGVLALGFIAYLPYSKAVHMLVDGVNLLFRDPLAAKRLPPAPEASPGYQSLTDFTWKELLDLDACTRCGRCHEACPARAAGAPLSPRDLILELREHAESTLGGRSWFREVQARPADGALVGVVIRPETLWACTTCRACVEACPVGIEHLPLIVQLRRSLVAEGTLDANLQSVLEKIQRYGNSFGQSERSRPRWTQGLDFKLKDARKEPVEWLWFVGDYASYDPGLQGLTRGVARVFHRAGLDVGILYEGERNAGNDVRRVGEEGLFQLLAEKNAAVLAKARFQAIVTTDPHSYNTLRFEYPELGAAYPVRHYTEVLSDLLRAGLLPLARQLEGVVTYHDPCYLSRYAEVTDAPRQILATLGLTLVEMPRSRAASFCCGAGGGRIWMSDTRRPGVPTPAEQRIAEALEIPGVRYFVVACPKDVTMFRDAVKTGGFEGRIEVKEIVELLEEAHPAPAEA, encoded by the coding sequence GTGAGCGACCCGGCCCTTCCGGCACGGGAGGTCTTCCGGAACTTCTCGGGCGTCCTGATCGCCCTCTTCTATCTCGCCGCCGTCCTGAGCATGGCGGTTGCCGGCTGGGGGGTGTGGCTGCGCCTCCGGCGGTACCTCCGCGGCCGCCCCGTCTCGCGGTGGGACGCCCTCGGCCAGCGGTTCCTGGGCGCGGCTCTGGCGGTGGGCGCCCATACCACGCTCGCCAGGCGCCACGCCGCAGTGGGGCTCGCCCACGCGGGGATCTTCTGGGGCTTCGCCGCGCTCTTCGTGGGCACCCTCATCATCATGGTCGACTACGACATGGTGCGGCTCGTGAACCCCGCGTGGCGCTTCTGGAAGGGGTCCTTCTACCTCTGGTACTCGCTGCTGCTGGACATCCTCGGCGCGGCCTTCGTCGTGGGGCTCGCCGTCATGATGGCGCGCCGCTGGCTGGCCCGGCCTGCAGCGCTGGACTACGTCCGCCCCGACCGCGCGCCCGCCGCCTACAACCGGGCCGGGTACCTCGCCGACGACCGGCTCTTCCTCTGGCTGCTGTTCGGGATCGGCGTGACGGGGTACGCGGTGGAGGCGCTGCGCATCGCCGCCGACCGGCCGCCCTTCGAGCGCTGGTCCGTGGTGGGCTGGCAGCTCGCCAACGTCGTCGATGCCGCGGGCCTCGGGCCGGGCGCCAGCGCGCTCCATCCGTGGGGCTGGTGGTGCCACGGCGTCCTGGCGCTGGGCTTCATCGCTTATCTGCCGTACTCCAAGGCCGTGCACATGCTGGTAGACGGCGTGAACCTGCTCTTCCGCGACCCCCTGGCTGCCAAGCGGCTGCCCCCTGCGCCCGAGGCGAGCCCCGGCTACCAGAGCCTCACGGACTTCACCTGGAAGGAGTTGCTCGACCTCGACGCGTGCACCAGGTGCGGCCGCTGCCACGAGGCCTGCCCCGCCCGCGCGGCGGGAGCCCCGCTGAGCCCGCGCGACCTCATCCTCGAGCTGCGAGAGCACGCCGAGTCGACGCTTGGCGGCCGCTCCTGGTTCCGCGAGGTGCAGGCGCGCCCGGCCGACGGTGCCCTGGTGGGGGTGGTGATCCGCCCGGAGACCCTCTGGGCCTGCACCACCTGCCGGGCCTGCGTCGAGGCCTGTCCGGTCGGCATCGAGCATCTGCCGCTCATCGTCCAGCTGCGCCGCTCGCTGGTCGCCGAGGGCACCCTCGACGCCAATCTCCAGTCAGTGCTGGAGAAGATCCAGCGCTACGGCAACTCCTTCGGCCAGTCCGAGCGCAGCCGCCCGAGGTGGACGCAGGGGCTCGACTTCAAGCTCAAGGACGCGCGCAAGGAGCCGGTGGAGTGGCTCTGGTTCGTGGGCGACTACGCCTCGTACGATCCGGGGCTCCAGGGGCTCACGCGCGGGGTGGCGCGGGTCTTCCACCGGGCGGGGCTGGATGTGGGCATTCTCTACGAAGGAGAGCGCAACGCGGGCAACGACGTCCGCCGCGTGGGCGAGGAGGGGCTCTTCCAGCTCCTCGCCGAGAAGAACGCCGCCGTGCTCGCCAAGGCGCGGTTCCAGGCCATCGTCACGACCGACCCCCACTCCTACAACACGCTCAGGTTCGAGTACCCGGAGCTGGGGGCGGCGTACCCCGTCCGGCACTACACGGAAGTGCTGAGCGATCTCCTCCGCGCGGGGCTCCTGCCCCTGGCGCGCCAGCTCGAAGGGGTGGTCACCTACCACGATCCGTGCTATCTCTCCCGCTACGCGGAGGTGACCGACGCGCCGCGCCAGATCCTGGCGACGCTCGGGCTCACGCTGGTGGAGATGCCACGGAGCCGGGCCGCGAGCTTCTGCTGCGGGGCGGGGGGAGGACGCATCTGGATGAGCGACACGCGCAGGCCCGGGGTGCCGACGCCGGCC